TCTAATTTCTGTAGAAGATATATCTAAAAGAGGTATATCTAAAAATATTATATTTTTTTTAAATCTTTCTTCAACCCGACTTTTTTTAAATAGGATGGACTTTACTGAATACCCAGATCTATTAAAAATAACTAGTTTAGCTTTCTCCATTATGCTACGAACATTCTTCCAATTATGTATATCCATTAAACAATCTGCCCCTGCAATAAAATATAATTCTGTATTAGGACAGTATTTGTTAAAGTATTCTATAGTTTCATATGTATAACTCTTTCCCTTCTTTTTTACCTCATAATCACTTATCTCAAATTTTTCCTCTTGCTCTATAGCATATTTAACCATATCATATCTAATATTTTTATCTGTTATAAACTCTTTATGTTTATGAGGTGGATTTCCAGAAGGTACAAATATTATCTTATCTAACTTTAATCTATCTAAAGCCTTATAGGCTATATGGAGGTGACCATTATGAATTGGATCAAAGGTTCCTCCAAATATAGCTTTTCTATTCATATAGTACTCAATACTCCTTTTAAGGTAATTCTAATTTTTTAGCCTTTTTTTGAGATTTTCTATACAGAACAAGTTTATTTCCTATAACTTGAACTCCCTCACATCTTAATTCATCACATAATAATTCACAAGCTTCTCTAGCTGTAAATTCACTATTATTTAATACTTTTATCTTAATAAGTTCCCTTGCTTCTAATGCTGAATCCACTTGTTTTAAAAAATTTTCTTCTATTCCTAGTTTTCCTATTTGAAATATTGGATCCATATTATGAGCTAAAGATCTTAAGTAGCTTCTTTGTTTACTCGTTAGCATATTCTCCTCCTATTTAATTTTTATTATATTACAAATTCAAATTCAAAGTCATTCAATCTTACCATATCACCATCTTTTATACCTTTTTTGATGAGTTCATCTATAACCCCTTTATTTTTCAATACTACATAGAAATATCTTAATCCATCCGGTTCATTTACATTTACACTTCCTAATAGTCTATCTACAAAACTTCCTTCTACCACAAAAGTTCCGTCATCATCTCTAGTAATTTCATAAGTGAATCTTTTTTCTTCTGGTATAAATAAGTCTTCTCTTTTTATTTCCATTTGCTGTACAGGTATTGTGGATAAAGTTCTTGAGACTTCTGCCATTAATTCTTTTATTCCTTCTCCAGTAGCTGCAGATATTTTAAATATTTTATAATCACCTAGTTTTTGTATCTTTTCTTTAAATTCCTCAAACTTTTTATTTTCTCCATCTAAATCACTTTTATTAGCTGCAACAATTTGAGGTCTATCCCATAATTTAACACTGTAATTTTTAAGTTCTTCATTTATTTTTAGAAAATCATTATAGGGATCTCTTCCTTCTATTCCGGATATATCTACTACATGAATAAGTACTCTAGTTCTCTCAATATGTCTTAAGAAATCTAGTCCTAAGCCTACTCCTTCTGAAGCTCCTTCAATTATCCCTGGAATATCTGCTATAACAAAAGGTTCCAATCCCTTAATAGCTACTACTCCTAAATTAGGTTTTAGAGTAGTAAAATGATAATTTGCAATCTTGGGTTTTGCATTTGAAACTGTAGAAAGTATTGTAGACTTTCCTACATTTGGGAAACCAACTAACCCTACATCTGCTAAAAGCTTTAATTCTAAAATTATTTCTCTTTCTTCTCCTGGCATACCTGGTTCCGCAAAATTAGGTGACTGCCTTGTAGAAGTAGCAAATCTTGCATTACCTCTTCCACCTTTTCCACCTTTTACTACTATTAATTTATCTCCTTCTTTTGCTAAATCAGCCATTATCTTTCCGGTAGAAGCTTCTTTTACAACGGTTCCCATGGGAACTTTTATATAAAGATCTTCTGCATCTTTTCCATAACTCCTTGATTTTGAACCATTCTCTCCAGGCTCAGCTTTGTATTTTCTTTTATAAGAAAAATCTAAAAGTGTAGTCATATCTGGATCTGATACTAAAACAATATCTCCACCTTTACCACCATCCCCTCCATCGGGTCCTCCTAAAGGTACATATTTTTCTCTTCTAAAAGATACTGCTCCATTTCCACCATCGCCTGATTTTACATATATCTTAGCCTTATCTATAAACAACTTTTCTTCACCTCTTTTTCACTTTTTCTCAAAAATTATTCTATAGCCTATCTCACCGTTATCTTTATACCTATAAATATAGAATTTTTCAATATCTACTTGGATATTATTCCACTCTTCTATCCAATCCAATTCATCTTTAACTTCTTCATTATTAGATATTAATAAACTTTTTCCTAATTCATCTTCAAACAAATATACATATATTTTCTCTGAATTCTTTTTTAATTCATTAAATATATTATTTACTAAATGTCTTTTTTTATAAAAATCTTTTTCAAAATAAATGTCATTAAAGGACGATATCTCTAATTCTATATCTAATAATATACCATATTTATTCATAGTTTTTATATTGTTTTCTAAAATATATCCTAAAAATTTATCTCCTAGATTATATATATTACTTATATTTTCATTTTCTTTGCTAATTTTCTTTAAATACCTTAATGCCTCTTCATATTTATTAATTTGCATATATCCATATAAAACTTGGATATCATTCATAAAATCATGTCTTTGATTTCTTAGGCTGTCTATAAATAACCCCATATCTTTCATTTACTTCACCCTTTTAAGATTTAATTTTAAAAAAGCACCCTTAAAAAGGGTGCTTTTTTTATTTTATTCTGCTGCAATTACTTCCTCTACATCTATAGGATAAACTGAAGCTCTCTTTTTATTCTTTCCAACTCTTTCGTATCTTACTACTCCATCTGCTTTAGCAAATAAAGTGTCATCTCCACCTCTACCTACGTTTTGACCTGGATGAATTTTAGTTCCTCTTTGTCTTACCAATATATTTCCTGCTAAAACAAATTGACCATCTGCACATTTAACACCTAGTCTTTTAGCTTCACTATCTCTTCCGTTCTTTGAGCTACCTACTCCTTTTTTTGTAGCAAATAACTGAAGGTTCATTAGTAACATATTACTCCACCTCCTCTATTTTGACGTTTATATATTCACTGTAATTTCTCTCTATGCTTTTCAAACCAAGAACCATAGTTTCCATTAACATTTGGCACTTTTTTATATGTTCTAAACTATTATTTTCCAAATCTAAATTTAAAAAACCATCCTCCATATGAATAGAAGAGTTTACTTTTGCAATTTCAGTTATTCCATTAGCTATAGTTATTGATATTGCTGATACAGCACAACAAACTAAATCATAGCCTTCTTCTACTGAATTTGCGTGTCCTTTAATGTTAAAAGAAATTATATTACCACATTTTTTTTTAAAGATTGCTATAATCATAATTATGCATTAATCTTTTCTATTTGAAGTTTTGTATATGGTTGTCTGTGTCCTTGTTTCTTTCTGTAATGTTTCTTAGGTTTGTATTTAAATACAACAACCTTTTTAGCTTTTCCCTGCTTTAAAACTTTAGCAGTTACTTTAGCTCCTTCAACTACAGGTTTTCCAACTACAAACTCACCATTGTCTTTATTTACTGCAAGTACATTTTCAAGTTCTATAGTTGAATCAACTTCTCCATCTAGTTTTTCAACAAATATTACATCGCCTTCTGCAACTTTATATTGCTTTCCTCCTGTAACTACAACTGCGTACACTAAAAACACCTCCTCTATCCAGACTCGCCATTAAGGTACATAAAATTATGTTTTTAACCTTTTCTGTGCGGCTTACAAATGCCATTTTAACACATAAGGTACCCTTTGTAAAGATTTTTTTACTTTGCTACACTTTATAAGATTTTAATTTTTCTATTTGACTTTTAAATACTAAATATTCAACCTTAAATACCTCATCTGTATTTGAAAATTTAAGATATATATTTTTATCAATTGCTCCAATTTTTTTAATAAACTCATTTAAATTTTCTTTTACTTCTTTTTCATATATTTTATTCAATTCTATGTATACATGGTTCATAGAATCATCTTTCTGAATTTCATTTTTTATTAGAAATTCTACATAAGACATTTTTATTCTTCTTCCTTTACCATTGCAAATTTTACAAGGTTCATCTATGTATTCATACAAAACTTTTCCCATTCTTCTTCTTGTTATTTGAACAAGATTTAACTCTGTAAATGGGTATACCACTACTTTAGATTTATCTTCACTAAAGCCATTTCTTAATATTTTTAGTATTTCTTTCTTTTTGTCCTCTTCTTGCATATCTATAAAATCTATTAATATTATTCCACTTAAATTCCTAAGCTTTATTTGATTTATAATTTCCATAGCAGCTTGCTTATTTGTTATAAAAGCAGTATCTTTTATAGATATATTTTTAGTATTTTTTCCCGAATTTATGTCTATTACATACATAGCTTCAGTTTTATCAATTACTATATATCCACCACATTTTAAAGAAACTTTACTTTTTCTTAATTTTAGTATTTCATTTTCTATACCATAGTAATCTAATAATTCTCTTTTCTCTTTATGAAGTATTAGTTCTACATTTATATCTTCTAAATTGTCAATATATTTTTTATATATTCATAATCATTACTATTATTAATATATATTTTTGTATTTTCATATCCTAATTTGTCCCTTAGAATTTTACCTAATATTCCATTTCCCTTCATTAATAAACCTATTTTAGGTGAGTAGGTCATTTTATTTTTTACCTCTAAATATTTTTTATATATATTATTTATTTCATCATTTAGAGTTTCTATTGGTACATCTTCACTTTTAGTTCTTATCATCAACCCTACATCATCTGGTTTATTTATATTATTTTTTACATACTCTATAAAATTATCATCACTTATTTTTTTAGAAAATTTCAATTTATTATCTAAAACATTTAGAACACAATATCTACCTGGTATAGATACTGCATTAGTTACTTTAGCTCCTTTTTTATCTAATGGTTCTTTTAGAACTTGAACCATTAATTCTTCACCTTTTTTTATGTTTAAATTTCTAAACTTTTTATCTAAATACATATAACAATTAGTCTTATACCCTATATCGATAAAAGCACATTTAATTCCTGGAACTATATTTTTAACAATTCCTCTATATATCTCACCAGGTAAAGGTTCAAAGGTTTCTTCTTCTATATAACATTCTTTTAACTCATCATTTTTCTTTATAGCTATTCTAAAAATATTATCCTGTCGTTCTATAAATATTTCATTCAATTTCAACACCCCTTATACAGGATATTTTATTTTAAAAAATCATATAATGGAATATATTTATCTCCTTTAATTCCATAAAGTTCTTGCCTCTTTATATCTATAAAAGCATCTAAATCACAATTACTAGTATTGTTTTTAATATACTGTGAAAATAAGTCTGCAGATAAGTTTTCTCTACTTCCACAACTCAAAACGCAATCTATATAAAGATTCTTTTCATCTATAGTATAACTTATTTCTTTAACTAATGGTTTTATATCCGCTTCATTTTCTCCCCTTTTAGTCTTTTTTATAGTATTCCAATTTTTTAAATTTATTAATATTTTTAATTCTTCTTCTAAGCTTTCTGTATTATTATATCTCATTTTTATTTTATATCTTGCTGCATCAATAGCTGCCATAGATTTAGGAGTCTTTTTTTTC
This window of the Clostridium cochlearium genome carries:
- the nadD gene encoding nicotinate-nucleotide adenylyltransferase produces the protein MNRKAIFGGTFDPIHNGHLHIAYKALDRLKLDKIIFVPSGNPPHKHKEFITDKNIRYDMVKYAIEQEEKFEISDYEVKKKGKSYTYETIEYFNKYCPNTELYFIAGADCLMDIHNWKNVRSIMEKAKLVIFNRSGYSVKSILFKKSRVEERFKKNIIFLDIPLLDISSTEIREKIKNKQEVANLLPKKTYFIINKYKLYR
- the yhbY gene encoding ribosome assembly RNA-binding protein YhbY; translation: MLTSKQRSYLRSLAHNMDPIFQIGKLGIEENFLKQVDSALEARELIKIKVLNNSEFTAREACELLCDELRCEGVQVIGNKLVLYRKSQKKAKKLELP
- the obgE gene encoding GTPase ObgE, translated to MFIDKAKIYVKSGDGGNGAVSFRREKYVPLGGPDGGDGGKGGDIVLVSDPDMTTLLDFSYKRKYKAEPGENGSKSRSYGKDAEDLYIKVPMGTVVKEASTGKIMADLAKEGDKLIVVKGGKGGRGNARFATSTRQSPNFAEPGMPGEEREIILELKLLADVGLVGFPNVGKSTILSTVSNAKPKIANYHFTTLKPNLGVVAIKGLEPFVIADIPGIIEGASEGVGLGLDFLRHIERTRVLIHVVDISGIEGRDPYNDFLKINEELKNYSVKLWDRPQIVAANKSDLDGENKKFEEFKEKIQKLGDYKIFKISAATGEGIKELMAEVSRTLSTIPVQQMEIKREDLFIPEEKRFTYEITRDDDGTFVVEGSFVDRLLGSVNVNEPDGLRYFYVVLKNKGVIDELIKKGIKDGDMVRLNDFEFEFVI
- a CDS encoding Spo0B domain-containing protein, yielding MKDMGLFIDSLRNQRHDFMNDIQVLYGYMQINKYEEALRYLKKISKENENISNIYNLGDKFLGYILENNIKTMNKYGILLDIELEISSFNDIYFEKDFYKKRHLVNNIFNELKKNSEKIYVYLFEDELGKSLLISNNEEVKDELDWIEEWNNIQVDIEKFYIYRYKDNGEIGYRIIFEKK
- the rpmA gene encoding 50S ribosomal protein L27 gives rise to the protein MLLMNLQLFATKKGVGSSKNGRDSEAKRLGVKCADGQFVLAGNILVRQRGTKIHPGQNVGRGGDDTLFAKADGVVRYERVGKNKKRASVYPIDVEEVIAAE
- a CDS encoding ribosomal-processing cysteine protease Prp; translation: MIIAIFKKKCGNIISFNIKGHANSVEEGYDLVCCAVSAISITIANGITEIAKVNSSIHMEDGFLNLDLENNSLEHIKKCQMLMETMVLGLKSIERNYSEYINVKIEEVE
- the rplU gene encoding 50S ribosomal protein L21, producing the protein MYAVVVTGGKQYKVAEGDVIFVEKLDGEVDSTIELENVLAVNKDNGEFVVGKPVVEGAKVTAKVLKQGKAKKVVVFKYKPKKHYRKKQGHRQPYTKLQIEKINA
- a CDS encoding TIGR03936 family radical SAM-associated protein, giving the protein MKVRYLIKFTKGSSIKFISHLDLMKTLQRIIKRSAIPIEYSKGFNPHMTMSIAQPLSVGIYSEGEYMDIELTEDVDTNTIKNRLNKSTTRNIEFLEVIKIEDKEGKKKTPKSMAAIDAARYKIKMRYNNTESLEEELKILINLKNWNTIKKTKRGENEADIKPLVKEISYTIDEKNLYIDCVLSCGSRENLSADLFSQYIKNNTSNCDLDAFIDIKRQELYGIKGDKYIPLYDFLK